In Geotalea uraniireducens, the genomic window CTCTTTGGAGCCGACCACGCCAACGTCCAGCCACATTCAGGCTCTCAGGCAAACATGGCGGTGTATTTCACCGTGCTAAAACCGGGCGATACCATCCTCGGCATGAACCTTTCCCACGGCGGCCATCTCACACACGGCAGTCCGGTAAACTTTTCCGGCCGCTTCTTTAACGTCGTTCCCTATGGGGTTTCCCGCGAAACCGAAACCATTGATTTCAACGAAGTTGAACGGCTCGCTCTGGAGCATAAGCCGAAGATGATCGTAGTCGGTGCTAGCGCCTATCCGCGTATCCTTGATTTCGCCGCTTTCCGGACCATTGCCGACAAGGTTGGAGCCGTCATCATGGTCGACATGGCACATATCGCCGGTTTGGTGGCCGCCGGTCTCCACCCGAATCCGGTGCCGCATGCCGAATTCGTGACCACAACTACCCACAAGACTCTTCGCGGTCCTCGCGGTGGGATGATCCTTTGTCGTGAAGAATTCGCCAAAGCGCTCAATTCAAACATTTTCCCGGGCATTCAGGGCGGTCCGCTCATGCATGTCATTGCCGCCAAGGCCGTAGCCTTCAAGGAAGCGCTCGCTCCGGAATTCAAGAGTTACCAGGGACAGATCGTCAAAAATGCGGCAAAACTTGCCGATGAACTGATGAAGCGCGGGTTTAAACTCGTATCGGGCGGGACCGATAATCACCTGATGCTGGTTGACTTGAGCGGCACAGAATTGACCGGCAAAATTGCCGAAGAAGCACTCGATAAAGCCGGTATTACTGTGAACAAGAACACCGTGCCGTTCGAAACCCGTTCGCCGTTCGTTACCTCGGGGTTCCGCATCGGTACCCCTGCGGCAACTACCCACGGGCTCAAAGAAG contains:
- the glyA gene encoding serine hydroxymethyltransferase; the protein is MSNLEAFDPEVATAIRHETERQEYNLELIASENFVSEAVLEAQGSVLTNKYAEGYPGKRYYGGCHQVDVVENLAIDRAKELFGADHANVQPHSGSQANMAVYFTVLKPGDTILGMNLSHGGHLTHGSPVNFSGRFFNVVPYGVSRETETIDFNEVERLALEHKPKMIVVGASAYPRILDFAAFRTIADKVGAVIMVDMAHIAGLVAAGLHPNPVPHAEFVTTTTHKTLRGPRGGMILCREEFAKALNSNIFPGIQGGPLMHVIAAKAVAFKEALAPEFKSYQGQIVKNAAKLADELMKRGFKLVSGGTDNHLMLVDLSGTELTGKIAEEALDKAGITVNKNTVPFETRSPFVTSGFRIGTPAATTHGLKEAEMADVAGFIAEALANADNESALANIKERVNALMRRFPLYAHRLK